One window from the genome of Choloepus didactylus isolate mChoDid1 chromosome 2, mChoDid1.pri, whole genome shotgun sequence encodes:
- the DNASE2B gene encoding deoxyribonuclease-2-beta isoform X2 produces the protein MPQLCARSSSSEIPVRHLATLQSAQGQPFLHFAKSYSFLDDIFASWMAQQLKTHLLTETWQRKTQELPSNCSLPYHVYNVKAIKISEHSYFSSYQDHAKWCVSQKSTKNRWICIGDLNRSPYQAFRSGGFICTQNWRIYQAFQRLVLYYENCN, from the exons ATGCCCCAGCTGTGTGCCAGGTCCAGCTCTTCAGAAATCCCTGTCCGGCACCTTGCCACACTTCAGTCTGCCCAGGGACAACCCTTTCTCCATTTTGCAAAGTCTTATTCTTTTCTTGACG ACATCTTTGCATCTTGGATGGCTCAACAGTTGAAGACACACTTGCTAACAGAAACCTGGCAGCGAAAGACACAAGAACTTCCTTCAAACTGCTCCCTTCCTTACCATGTCTACAATGTCAAAGCAATTAAGATATCTGAGCACTCCTATTTCAGTTCTTATCAGGATCATGCCAAATGGTGTGTTTCCCAAAAGAGCACCAAAAATCGTTGGATATGTATTGGAGACCTAAATCGGAGCCCATATCAAGCCTTCAGAAGTGGTGGATTCATTTGTACCCAGAATTGGCGTATTTACCAAGCATTTCAAAGATTAGTTTTATATTATGAGAACTGTAACTAA